A window from Patescibacteria group bacterium encodes these proteins:
- a CDS encoding M15 family metallopeptidase: MINIKECNEPLIDIKKLCPNIKIDLGGRRIRKEKTAYLRKTVAEMILHAEKELPRGMTFIIDDAWRPQYIQEEITQWFIKRFSKKYPSWPKNKIVKEVEKYVAPSNGKYASGHMTGGAVDLRLLKNGKKVPMKSSKLIYQENAKSFQPKLPQYIQKNRNIMFTALKKAGLSNYPKEYWHWSYGDIWWAKKNKKKIAIYGVIKNIS, translated from the coding sequence ATGATAAATATAAAAGAATGTAACGAGCCATTAATTGATATAAAAAAGTTGTGCCCAAATATCAAGATAGACCTGGGCGGGCGGCGAATAAGAAAAGAAAAAACGGCATATCTTCGAAAAACAGTGGCTGAAATGATTTTGCATGCCGAAAAGGAATTGCCCAGAGGTATGACGTTTATTATCGATGACGCATGGAGACCTCAGTATATCCAAGAGGAAATCACACAGTGGTTTATAAAACGTTTCTCTAAAAAATATCCCAGCTGGCCTAAAAATAAAATTGTAAAAGAAGTCGAAAAATATGTTGCTCCTTCAAATGGAAAATATGCCTCTGGGCACATGACAGGTGGTGCAGTAGATTTGAGGTTATTGAAAAATGGCAAAAAAGTTCCGATGAAAAGCTCAAAACTAATATATCAAGAAAATGCAAAATCATTTCAGCCTAAACTTCCACAATATATTCAAAAAAATAGAAATATAATGTTCACCGCTCTAAAAAAAGCTGGTTTGTCTAATTATCCGAAAGAATATTGGCATTGGTCGTATGGCGATATTTGGTGGGCAAAAAAAAACAAAAAGAAAATAGCTATCTATGGTGTGATAAAAAATATTTCTTAA
- a CDS encoding histidine phosphatase family protein, producing the protein MESLEKFSKIEKEKPEYTSKIKLSFFRHAEKEKDKSKSDLKIRLTEEGRKNSKKKSDTLNIRQSVVFGSPRERAQETASFRMSGNQEEITGEETFEELKDKLNKGLKVGSKISVDKRLDSDLDMESDFGKISLENFKKGQYLKFLVEESDSLAKEKDDTKGFTYLKSASNVAKIIEKYLSISKRWDKLVQDPQKNYDDTLERYFGTHLSVGECFLAKAIEETEGEEKRDEFVKALNNQGFDFNEGFEIEILNSENEPSVHISFKKELSDKEEGKEEVKNVFEFDQNLSIDTIKKIAESNQ; encoded by the coding sequence ATGGAATCATTAGAAAAATTTAGTAAAATTGAAAAAGAAAAACCAGAATATACATCAAAAATAAAGTTGTCATTCTTTCGCCATGCGGAAAAAGAAAAGGATAAATCAAAATCTGATTTAAAAATTAGACTAACAGAAGAGGGTAGAAAAAATAGTAAAAAGAAAAGTGATACTCTAAATATCAGGCAATCAGTCGTCTTTGGTAGTCCCCGTGAAAGAGCACAGGAAACAGCTTCTTTTAGAATGTCTGGAAATCAGGAAGAAATAACAGGGGAAGAAACTTTTGAAGAATTAAAAGATAAATTAAATAAGGGATTAAAAGTTGGATCAAAAATTAGCGTAGATAAAAGATTAGATTCTGATTTGGACATGGAAAGTGATTTTGGTAAAATCTCTTTAGAAAATTTTAAAAAGGGTCAATATCTAAAATTTTTAGTTGAGGAAAGCGATAGTTTGGCTAAAGAAAAAGATGATACTAAAGGTTTTACTTATTTGAAAAGTGCTTCAAATGTAGCAAAAATAATTGAAAAATATTTAAGCATTTCTAAACGATGGGATAAACTGGTGCAGGACCCACAAAAAAACTATGATGATACCTTAGAAAGATATTTTGGCACCCACTTAAGTGTTGGCGAGTGTTTTTTGGCTAAAGCAATAGAAGAGACAGAAGGTGAAGAAAAAAGAGATGAGTTTGTCAAAGCTCTCAATAATCAGGGATTTGATTTTAATGAGGGTTTTGAAATAGAAATTTTAAACAGCGAAAACGAACCATCCGTTCATATATCTTTCAAAAAAGAACTTAGCGACAAAGAAGAAGGCAAAGAAGAAGTAAAAAACGTTTTTGAGTTTGATCAAAATCTATCCATAGATACTATAAAAAAAATAGCGGAAAGTAATCAATAA
- a CDS encoding class I SAM-dependent methyltransferase encodes MSIFFNNNKEQKEYIKEKLIKVYPKFKTGGYFFRQYLKNYINSNSIILDAGCGSDGIISEFQFMPKLIIGVDINKRLLDKNKIVNKKIVSDLEHIPLGNNSVDIVISEFVLEHLRNPSTVFKEISRVLKPKGIFIFITPNIINPIMALSKILPHFFHTLLRIKLLKKGKETHPTYYRANIYLRLLKLGEETGFHNYEIIRAGNPEYFGFCKPLVPMSIFFEKLIDNNFLNIFKMYLVGCFIKK; translated from the coding sequence ATGTCAATATTTTTCAATAATAATAAAGAACAAAAAGAGTATATTAAGGAAAAACTTATTAAAGTATATCCCAAATTCAAAACAGGAGGATATTTTTTTAGGCAATATTTAAAAAATTATATTAATAGCAATTCAATCATTTTAGATGCAGGTTGCGGAAGTGATGGAATAATATCAGAATTTCAGTTTATGCCGAAATTAATTATTGGCGTTGATATAAACAAAAGATTATTAGATAAAAATAAAATCGTAAATAAAAAAATAGTTTCTGATTTAGAACACATCCCGTTAGGCAATAATTCTGTAGATATTGTTATTTCTGAATTTGTCTTAGAGCATTTGCGTAATCCATCTACTGTTTTTAAAGAAATATCTAGAGTTCTGAAACCTAAAGGAATATTTATTTTTATTACCCCAAACATCATAAACCCTATCATGGCTTTAAGTAAAATCTTACCCCATTTTTTTCATACACTATTAAGAATTAAATTATTAAAAAAGGGAAAAGAAACGCATCCTACATATTACAGAGCAAATATTTACTTAAGGTTACTAAAATTAGGAGAAGAAACAGGATTTCATAATTATGAAATTATAAGAGCTGGTAACCCTGAATATTTTGGATTCTGCAAGCCACTCGTGCCAATGTCAATATTTTTTGAAAAACTAATTGACAATAATTTTTTAAATATTTTTAAAATGTACCTTGTTGGTTGTTTTATAAAAAAGTAA